From Oncorhynchus nerka isolate Pitt River linkage group LG1, Oner_Uvic_2.0, whole genome shotgun sequence, the proteins below share one genomic window:
- the LOC115122359 gene encoding importin subunit alpha-4, translating into MAENAGLDNHRIKSFKNKGRDVETMRRHRNDVTVELRKNKRDEHLLKKRNVPQEDSLEDSDFDSDFKGQNVTLEAILQNATSDNAVVQLSAVQAARKLLSSDRNPPIDDLIKSGILPILVKCLERDDNPSLQFEAAWALTNIASGTSQQTQAVVKSNAVPLFLRLLHSPHHNVCEQAVWALGNIIGDGPQCRDYVISLGVVKPLLSFINPSIPITFLRNVTWVIVNLCRNKDPPPPMETVQELLPALCVLIYHTDINILVDTVWALSYLTDGGNEQIQMVIDSGVVPFLVPLLSHQEVKVQTAALRAVGNIVTGTDEQTQVVLNCDVLSHFPNLLTHPKEKINKEAVWFLSNITAGNQQQVQAVIDAGLVPLIIHQLAKGDFGTQKEAAWAISNLTISGRKDQVEYLVQQNVIPPFCSLLSVKDSQVVQVVLDGLKNVLIMAGDEASTIAEIIEESGGLEKIENLQQHENEDIYKLAFEIIDQYFSGDDIDEDPSLIPEATQGGTFNFDPASNLQTKEFKF; encoded by the exons ATGGCAGAAAACGCCGGCTTGGATAACCACCGTATCAAGAGCTTCAAAAACAAGGGACGCGATGTCGAG aCTATGAGAAGACATCGAAATGACGTGACAGTCGAGCTGAGGAAG AACAAACGAGACGAGCATCTCCTGAAGAAGAGGAATGTCCCACAGGAGGACAGTCTGGAGGACTCCGACTTCGACTCCGACTTCAAAGGG CAAAACGTCACACTAGAGGCCATCTTACAG aACGCCACCAGTGATAATGCTGTGGTCCAGCTTAGTGCCGTACAGGCTGCCAG AAAACTCCTCTCCAGTGACAGAAACCCTCCCATTGATGACTTGATAAAGTCTGGCATCCTGCCCATCTTAGTCAAATGTCTGGAGAGAGACGACAA tCCGTCTCTTCAGTTTGAGGCAGCCTGGGCCCTGACCAACATAGCGTCTGGCACGTCACAACAGACCCAGGCTGTGGTCAAGTCCA ATGCTGTTCCCCTGTTCCTGCGTctgctccactctccccatcacaATGTGTGTGAACAGGCCGTGTGGGCGCTAGGCAACATCATAG GCGACGGGCCACAGTGCAGGGATTACGTCATCTCCCTGGGCGTGGTCAAGCCCCTGCTGTCCTTCATTAACCCCTCCATCCCCATCACCTTCCTCCGTAACGTCACCTGGGTCATTGTCAACCTCTGCCGCAACAAGGACCCACCGCCCCCCATGGAGACAGTACAGGAG CTTCTCCCAGCGCTGTGTGTTCTTATATACCACACAGATATAAAT ATCCTTGTGGACACTGTGTGGGCTCTGTCCTACCTGACAGACGGTGGGAACGAGCAGATTCAGATGGTGATAGACTCTGGCGTGGTCCCCTTCCTTGTCCCCCTGCTCAGCCACCAGGAGGTCAAAGTTCAG ACGGCTGCTCTGAGGGCGGTGGGGAATATTGTGACTGGGACAGACGAGCAGACACAGGTGGTGCTCAACTGTGACGTCCTCTCCCACTTCCCCAACCTGCTCACACACCCCAAAGAAAAGATCAACAAG GAAGCAGTGTGGTTCTTGTCCAATATCACGGCTGGGAACCAGCAGCAGGTTCAGGCAGTGATCGACGCAGGACTCGTCCCCTTGATCATCCACCAACTGGCCAAG GGGGACTTTGGCACTCAGAAGGAGGCAGCATGGGCCATCAGCAACCTCACCATCAGCGGCAGGAAAGACC AGGTGGAGTACCTGGTGCAGCAGAATGTGATCCCTCCGTTCTGCAGCCTGCTGTCAGTGAAGGACTCCCAAGTGGTTCAGGTGGTCCTAGACGGCCTCAAGAACGTCCTTATCATGGCCGGGGATGAGGCCAGCACCATTGCTGAGATCATAGAGGagtctggag GTCTGGAGAAGATAGAAAATCTGCAGCAACATGAGAATGAGGACATCTACAAATTAGCCTTCGAGATCATCGACCAGTACTTCTCAGGCGACGAT ATTGATGAGGATCCCAGTTTAATTCCTGAAGCCACCCAAGGGGGGACCTTCAACTTTGACCCCGCCTCCAACCTGCAGACGAAGGAGTTCAAGTTCTAG
- the LOC115122459 gene encoding SPRY domain-containing protein 7-like yields the protein MFTCCLGCCGDGGTGHLPLKEMPTVQLDTHHMGTDVVIVKSGRRICGTGCCLANAPLHQNKSYFELKIQSTGIWGIGVATQKVNLNQVPMGRDINSLVLRHDGSVYHNNEEKNRLPANSLPQEGDIMGITYDHVEMNLYLNGKNMHCPASGIRGTVFPVVYVDDSAILDCQFSDFYHAAPQGFEKILFEQQIF from the exons ATGTTTACGTGTTGTCTGGGATGCTGCGGAGATGGGGGAACGGGGCATCTTCCTCTCAAAGAAATGCCCACCGTTCAGTTAGACACGCATCATATGG GCACCGATGTAGTCATAGTGAAGAGTGGCCGGAGAATATGTGGCACCGGTTGTTGCCTTGCCAACGCTCCCCTGCACCAAAACAAGAGTTACTTTGAGCTCAAGATCCAGTCCACAG GTATATGGGGGATAGGTGTGGCCACTCAGAAGGTGAACCTGAACCAGGTTCCCATGGGGCGGGACATCAACAGCCTTGTCTTGAGGCATGATGGCTCGGTGTACCACAACAACGAGGAGAAAAACCGCCTGCCTGCCAACAGTCTTCCACAGGAGGGGGACATCATG GGCATCACATATGACCACGTGGAGATGAATCTCTATCTGAATGGGAAGAATATGCACTGTCCAGCTTCAGGGATCCGAGGCACCGTGTTCCCGGTGGTttatg TGGATGACAGCGCCATCTTAGACTGCCAGTTCAGTGACTTCTACCATGCGGCACCGCAAGGCTTTGAGAAAATTCTGTTTGAGCAGCAGATCTTCTGA
- the LOC115122549 gene encoding tripartite motif-containing 13-like isoform X1: MVNFSPGKGEVCTATRSMIALDCASQQLNTMELLEEDLTCPICCCLFEDPRVLPCSHSFCKKCLEGILEGNNRGPVWRPPFKCPSCRKETHQNGINTLQINYSLRGIVEKYNKIRLLPRMVLCKHHSGQPLNIFCATDFKLICGFCITTGDHKGHKFCALEDAYEQEKAAFEELFQGVENWRSADTITCLETLEASKKNALQLVSRDAEKVTDYFVKLISTLDHKKNEILSDFETLKLVVMQAYDPEINKLSAALEEQRRALSIAESFRNVTDPLCFLQQMQEFREKLRVVRETTLPSRIDMDIGHMVRNFDVKNWDSVKLKDVDKLSVPQESSAYCSTTQRVSGRTLGRVIVIVVCLLLYALVLPQLDSLTVVSAQFSSLCHSCLPVLSGWLEMATGAWQCWREVVDAWWVRG; encoded by the exons ATGGTTAATTTTTCTCCCGGAAAGGGCGAAGTCTGCACAGCAACAAGAAGTATGATTGCGTTGGACTGTGCGTCTCAGCAGCTG aACACCATGGAGCTTCTCGAGGAGGATCTCACCTGCCCAATTTGCTGCTGTCTCTTTGAGGACCCGCGAGTTCTGCCGTGCTCGCACAGCTTCTGCAAGAAGTGCTTGGAGGGGATTCTGGAGGGGAACAACCGAGGACCTGTTTGGAGACCCCCATTCAAATGTCCCAGTTGCCGCAAGGAGACCCATCAAAACGGCATAAACACCCTCCAGATCAACTACTCCTTACGCGGAATTGTAGAGAAATACAACAAAATCAGACTTTTACCCAGGATGGTGCTGTGCAAACACCACAGTGGTCAACCGCTTAATATATTTTGTGCCACAGACTTTAAACTTATTTGTGGATTTTGCATAACAACTGGCGACCATAAAGGACATAAATTCTGTGCCCTGGAAGACGCATATGAGCAGGAGAAAGCTGCGTTTGAGGAGCTGTTCCAGGGAGTGGAGAACTGGCGCAGCGCAGATACCATAACCTGCCTGGAGACACTGGAAGCCAGTAAGAAGAATGCACTCCAGTTAGTTTCCAGGGATGCAGAGAAAGTAACGGACTATTTCGTCAAACTGATCAGCACCCTGGACCACAAAAAGAACGAGATCCTCTCTGATTTCGAGACGCTGAAGTTGGTGGTGATGCAAGCCTACGATCCCGAGATTAACAAACTAAGCGCTGCGTTGGAGGAGCAGAGACGCGCGCTCAGCATCGCTGAGTCCTTCAGGAATGTGACTGACCCCCTCTGCTTCCTCCAGCAGATGCAGGAGTTCAGGGAGAAGTTGCGCGTTGTCCGGGAAACGACGCTACCCTCCCGGATAGACATGGATATCGGTCACATGGTCCGGAACTTCGACGTCAAAAATTGGGACTCCGTGAAGCTCAAAGATGTGGACAAGCTCTCGGTCCCCCAAGAGAGTAGCGCGTATTGCTCAACGACCCAGCGTGTCAGCGGCAGAACGCTGGGGAGAGTCATCGTGATTGTTGTGTGCCTGTTACTATACGCCCTGGTGCTTCCGCAGCTGGACAGCCTGACCGTGGTGTCAGCCCAATTCTCCTCGCTCTGCCATAGTTGCCTGCCCGTGCTATCTGGCTGGCTGGAGATGGCTACCGGTGCGTGGCAGTGCTGGAGAGAGGTAGTGGATGCCTGGTGGGTGCGTGGCTGA
- the LOC115122549 gene encoding tripartite motif-containing 13-like isoform X2: protein MELLEEDLTCPICCCLFEDPRVLPCSHSFCKKCLEGILEGNNRGPVWRPPFKCPSCRKETHQNGINTLQINYSLRGIVEKYNKIRLLPRMVLCKHHSGQPLNIFCATDFKLICGFCITTGDHKGHKFCALEDAYEQEKAAFEELFQGVENWRSADTITCLETLEASKKNALQLVSRDAEKVTDYFVKLISTLDHKKNEILSDFETLKLVVMQAYDPEINKLSAALEEQRRALSIAESFRNVTDPLCFLQQMQEFREKLRVVRETTLPSRIDMDIGHMVRNFDVKNWDSVKLKDVDKLSVPQESSAYCSTTQRVSGRTLGRVIVIVVCLLLYALVLPQLDSLTVVSAQFSSLCHSCLPVLSGWLEMATGAWQCWREVVDAWWVRG from the coding sequence ATGGAGCTTCTCGAGGAGGATCTCACCTGCCCAATTTGCTGCTGTCTCTTTGAGGACCCGCGAGTTCTGCCGTGCTCGCACAGCTTCTGCAAGAAGTGCTTGGAGGGGATTCTGGAGGGGAACAACCGAGGACCTGTTTGGAGACCCCCATTCAAATGTCCCAGTTGCCGCAAGGAGACCCATCAAAACGGCATAAACACCCTCCAGATCAACTACTCCTTACGCGGAATTGTAGAGAAATACAACAAAATCAGACTTTTACCCAGGATGGTGCTGTGCAAACACCACAGTGGTCAACCGCTTAATATATTTTGTGCCACAGACTTTAAACTTATTTGTGGATTTTGCATAACAACTGGCGACCATAAAGGACATAAATTCTGTGCCCTGGAAGACGCATATGAGCAGGAGAAAGCTGCGTTTGAGGAGCTGTTCCAGGGAGTGGAGAACTGGCGCAGCGCAGATACCATAACCTGCCTGGAGACACTGGAAGCCAGTAAGAAGAATGCACTCCAGTTAGTTTCCAGGGATGCAGAGAAAGTAACGGACTATTTCGTCAAACTGATCAGCACCCTGGACCACAAAAAGAACGAGATCCTCTCTGATTTCGAGACGCTGAAGTTGGTGGTGATGCAAGCCTACGATCCCGAGATTAACAAACTAAGCGCTGCGTTGGAGGAGCAGAGACGCGCGCTCAGCATCGCTGAGTCCTTCAGGAATGTGACTGACCCCCTCTGCTTCCTCCAGCAGATGCAGGAGTTCAGGGAGAAGTTGCGCGTTGTCCGGGAAACGACGCTACCCTCCCGGATAGACATGGATATCGGTCACATGGTCCGGAACTTCGACGTCAAAAATTGGGACTCCGTGAAGCTCAAAGATGTGGACAAGCTCTCGGTCCCCCAAGAGAGTAGCGCGTATTGCTCAACGACCCAGCGTGTCAGCGGCAGAACGCTGGGGAGAGTCATCGTGATTGTTGTGTGCCTGTTACTATACGCCCTGGTGCTTCCGCAGCTGGACAGCCTGACCGTGGTGTCAGCCCAATTCTCCTCGCTCTGCCATAGTTGCCTGCCCGTGCTATCTGGCTGGCTGGAGATGGCTACCGGTGCGTGGCAGTGCTGGAGAGAGGTAGTGGATGCCTGGTGGGTGCGTGGCTGA